In Tolypothrix sp. NIES-4075, the following proteins share a genomic window:
- the pstA gene encoding phosphate ABC transporter permease PstA, protein MMASNISGNSPSGYSSGSLTRAPSSPRTMFNTIMTVVAFICAAMAVIPLVAVLGYVIFKGFSSLNLSIFTELPPPPLRKGGGFGNAILGTILMVGIAAAISIPLGVMAAIYLTEFSSGKTARVIRFATNVLSGVPSIIAGVFAYGIVVLTFNKLGLGSYSALAGGVALSILMLPIILRTTDEALQLVSQDLRQASVGIGATKFQTVSQVVLPAALPAIVTGSTLAIARASGETAPLLFTALFSPFWPDGLFKPTASLAVLVYNYAISPFKNWQSLAWAASLILVLLVLLTSIITRWATRQKV, encoded by the coding sequence ATGATGGCTTCTAATATTTCTGGCAATTCTCCCAGCGGATACAGCAGCGGTAGTCTGACTCGCGCTCCTTCGTCTCCCCGGACGATGTTCAACACAATTATGACCGTTGTCGCCTTTATTTGTGCGGCTATGGCGGTTATACCATTGGTAGCTGTACTCGGTTACGTTATCTTTAAAGGGTTTAGCAGTCTCAATCTCAGCATATTTACCGAACTACCACCACCACCTTTGAGAAAAGGTGGCGGCTTTGGGAATGCGATTTTGGGAACAATTTTGATGGTAGGAATCGCCGCAGCAATTAGCATTCCTTTGGGAGTGATGGCGGCAATTTATTTGACAGAGTTTAGCTCTGGAAAGACAGCGCGGGTAATACGTTTTGCTACCAACGTTCTCAGTGGAGTTCCCTCAATTATTGCCGGGGTATTTGCTTATGGGATTGTGGTTCTTACATTCAATAAGCTGGGGTTAGGTTCCTACTCCGCTTTAGCTGGAGGCGTTGCTCTCTCAATTTTGATGTTACCGATTATTCTGCGAACTACGGATGAAGCTTTGCAATTAGTATCACAAGATTTGCGACAAGCATCTGTAGGTATTGGCGCAACTAAGTTTCAAACGGTGTCGCAGGTAGTTTTGCCAGCAGCTTTACCCGCAATTGTCACCGGATCGACTTTGGCGATCGCCCGCGCATCTGGAGAAACAGCACCACTACTTTTCACAGCTTTATTTTCTCCGTTCTGGCCCGATGGCTTATTCAAACCCACAGCTTCCCTTGCTGTTTTGGTTTACAATTATGCTATATCTCCATTTAAAAATTGGCAGTCACTAGCTTGGGCAGCTTCTTTAATATTAGTGCTGTTGGTTTTATTAACCAGCATTATCACTCGTTGGGCGACTCGTCAGAAAGTTTAG
- the pstC gene encoding phosphate ABC transporter permease subunit PstC → MTTQSQNPPSGLRQRSQAEKSVDIGFVWLTRIFAFAIAFTLLWIAFQVFVGAIPAIQKFGLSFLGKSAWNPVNDDYGVLPQVYGTLMSSFIGLLIAVPIGVGTAVILSENFLPPKVKLVLVFLVELLAAIPSVVYGIWGIFVLVPPLTSFGKWLNASFGFLPIFSTAPTGPNLLIAGFILAIMTLPIITAISRDALISVPPSLRQAAIGLGATRWETILKVLIPAAFSGIVGAVMLALGRAMGETMAVTMLIGNSNNISTSLFAPSNTISSLLANQFAEAGGLQVASLMYAALVLFVLTLIVNILAELVVLRVKRL, encoded by the coding sequence ATGACCACACAATCTCAGAATCCTCCATCAGGACTTAGACAACGATCGCAAGCCGAAAAGTCAGTAGATATTGGCTTTGTTTGGCTGACTCGTATTTTTGCTTTTGCGATCGCCTTTACTTTATTATGGATAGCATTCCAAGTATTCGTGGGAGCTATCCCAGCAATCCAAAAATTTGGTCTGAGTTTCTTAGGTAAAAGCGCTTGGAACCCAGTCAATGATGATTATGGCGTACTACCTCAAGTTTACGGAACTCTCATGAGTTCGTTTATCGGTTTGTTGATAGCTGTACCCATTGGTGTTGGTACCGCTGTTATCCTCAGCGAGAATTTTCTCCCACCCAAAGTCAAGCTGGTACTAGTTTTCTTAGTAGAACTGCTAGCAGCAATTCCCAGCGTTGTCTATGGTATATGGGGTATTTTCGTCTTGGTTCCCCCCTTAACCAGCTTCGGAAAATGGCTGAATGCTTCTTTTGGCTTTTTGCCAATTTTTAGCACTGCACCTACAGGTCCAAATTTATTGATTGCAGGATTCATCCTTGCCATCATGACTTTGCCGATTATTACGGCAATTTCCCGCGATGCGCTGATTTCTGTACCTCCTAGCTTGCGTCAAGCAGCTATAGGGTTGGGTGCAACTCGCTGGGAAACGATTTTGAAAGTTCTCATCCCAGCAGCTTTTTCTGGTATTGTCGGTGCTGTGATGCTTGCACTCGGTCGGGCAATGGGCGAAACTATGGCTGTCACCATGTTAATTGGTAACTCCAACAACATTAGTACCTCGCTATTTGCCCCATCAAATACGATTTCTTCTCTACTGGCAAACCAATTCGCTGAAGCTGGTGGTTTGCAAGTTGCATCTTTAATGTACGCTGCCTTAGTCTTATTTGTGTTGACGCTGATTGTTAACATTTTGGCAGAGTTAGTCGTTCTCCGAGTCAAGCGGCTGTAG
- a CDS encoding histidinol-phosphate transaminase, with protein MLPFIREDLAKFSAYKPHPGSSTAEPVPSQLDRLDTNESPYDLPPELKEKLAWEYQQIIETNRYPDGGHETLKNAIALYVNESANLASSFFTAANISVGNGSDELIRSILIASCVGGEGSVLIANPTFSMYGILAQTLGIPVVTVGRNEANFEIDLQAADKAIEQTQNPPIRVVFVVHPNSPTANALTAAELAWLRNLSDRILVVIDEAYFEFSQNTLASELSQRPNWIIMRTFSKAFRLAAHRVGYCLAQPELIAILEKVRLPYNLPSVSIAAALIALQNRQLLLNSIPQTLVERAKLIEALSQYPTLQVAESAANFIYLRLKPNALNQEDDYLINLTQKLRTAGTLVRHISGGLRITVGTPEENLRTLSRLQTALTNL; from the coding sequence ATGCTGCCATTCATCCGCGAAGATTTAGCTAAATTTAGCGCTTACAAACCCCATCCGGGTAGTAGTACAGCAGAACCAGTTCCATCGCAGTTAGATCGGCTGGATACGAATGAAAGCCCTTATGACTTGCCACCTGAGTTAAAAGAAAAGCTTGCGTGGGAGTATCAGCAGATAATTGAAACGAACCGTTATCCTGATGGCGGACATGAGACACTTAAGAATGCGATCGCTCTCTATGTCAATGAATCAGCTAACCTTGCGTCATCTTTTTTCACTGCTGCGAATATTTCCGTTGGCAATGGTTCAGATGAACTAATTCGCTCAATTTTAATTGCCAGTTGTGTAGGGGGAGAAGGTTCGGTTTTGATTGCTAATCCAACTTTCTCGATGTACGGGATTTTGGCGCAAACTTTGGGCATTCCCGTTGTGACGGTGGGTAGAAATGAAGCGAATTTTGAAATTGATTTACAAGCGGCTGATAAAGCGATAGAACAAACGCAAAATCCGCCGATTCGGGTCGTTTTCGTAGTTCATCCTAATTCACCCACAGCCAATGCTTTAACTGCGGCAGAATTGGCATGGTTAAGAAATTTGAGCGATCGTATTTTAGTAGTAATTGATGAAGCTTACTTTGAATTCAGTCAAAATACCTTAGCTAGCGAATTATCACAACGTCCTAACTGGATAATAATGCGGACATTTTCTAAAGCCTTCCGCTTGGCTGCTCATCGGGTTGGCTATTGTCTGGCTCAACCTGAGTTGATCGCTATTCTAGAAAAAGTGCGCTTACCTTACAATCTTCCCAGCGTCTCTATCGCTGCGGCGTTAATTGCTCTGCAAAACCGCCAACTGTTATTGAATTCAATTCCCCAAACGCTTGTTGAACGAGCCAAACTTATCGAAGCTTTATCTCAATACCCAACATTACAAGTTGCCGAAAGCGCTGCTAACTTTATTTACCTGCGACTAAAACCAAATGCCTTGAACCAAGAAGACGATTATTTAATAAATCTTACCCAAAAGCTGAGAACTGCCGGCACTCTTGTGCGACACATCAGTGGAGGATTGCGAATTACAGTAGGAACCCCAGAGGAAAACCTCCGCACGCTGAGTCGCCTACAAACTGCTTTAACAAATCTTTAA
- a CDS encoding GNAT family N-acetyltransferase, whose protein sequence is MNKINTKLALTTPWFFHPSHQLQVFAADQAFNQFQIRAATPADLTNVAEIITESFHSPNGMWGWAFPLLRLGIYEDLRHRLATSAPHHICLVAVDTTATTDKLVGTVELGVRFGDSWTAVGKSFPYLSNLAVHPKYRRLGAASELLKACEEVALLWGFKDLYLHVLENNHQARQLYFKAGYQVHQVESYWNTFFLGRSRQIFLHKYLPHSETI, encoded by the coding sequence TTGAATAAAATCAATACTAAATTAGCTTTGACGACACCCTGGTTTTTTCACCCATCTCACCAACTGCAAGTATTTGCCGCCGATCAAGCTTTTAACCAATTCCAAATTCGTGCGGCTACCCCTGCTGATTTGACTAATGTTGCCGAAATCATTACCGAAAGTTTTCACTCCCCAAATGGTATGTGGGGATGGGCTTTCCCGTTACTACGTTTGGGTATTTACGAAGACTTAAGGCATCGTCTAGCAACAAGTGCGCCCCATCACATTTGTTTAGTCGCCGTTGATACTACTGCTACAACTGATAAGTTAGTTGGAACTGTAGAACTCGGTGTGCGTTTTGGTGATTCTTGGACGGCTGTTGGCAAGAGTTTTCCTTATTTGTCTAATTTAGCTGTTCACCCAAAATATCGGAGGCTGGGTGCTGCGTCGGAGTTGCTTAAAGCTTGTGAAGAAGTTGCCCTGTTGTGGGGTTTTAAAGACTTATACCTCCACGTTTTGGAAAATAACCATCAGGCACGGCAGCTTTATTTTAAGGCGGGATATCAGGTGCATCAAGTCGAATCTTATTGGAATACATTTTTTCTGGGACGCTCCCGACAGATATTCTTGCACAAGTACTTGCCACATTCTGAGACTATCTAA
- a CDS encoding YqiA/YcfP family alpha/beta fold hydrolase, which produces MHYIYLHGFASSPNSAKARDIGLRFAQIQTPLKIPDLNLGDFSHLTIKRQLKQVAAEFPLNAAPVTLIGSSLGGLTAAHLGQQYLQVQRLVLLAPAFGFLSHWLPNLGDEKLQRWQEEKYLEVYHYGEERSLPLHYEFVTDAHQYQEKNLQRPIPTLILHGKHDEVIPIQASRDFACLRPWVELIELDSDHALGNVTSEIWQAIRLFCQLP; this is translated from the coding sequence TTGCATTACATCTACCTCCACGGCTTTGCATCCAGTCCAAATTCTGCCAAAGCGCGGGATATAGGCTTGCGTTTTGCCCAAATTCAGACTCCTTTAAAAATTCCCGATTTGAATTTGGGCGATTTTTCTCATCTGACAATCAAAAGGCAGCTAAAACAAGTTGCCGCTGAATTTCCCTTAAATGCTGCACCAGTGACTTTAATCGGTTCGAGTTTGGGTGGTTTAACCGCAGCTCATTTAGGACAACAATATTTACAAGTGCAGCGTCTGGTTTTGTTGGCGCCGGCATTTGGGTTTTTATCTCATTGGTTGCCAAACTTGGGAGATGAAAAATTGCAGCGTTGGCAAGAAGAAAAATATCTAGAAGTTTACCATTATGGTGAAGAGCGATCGCTTCCCCTTCATTACGAATTCGTTACAGACGCGCATCAATATCAAGAAAAAAACCTGCAACGTCCCATCCCTACCTTGATTCTGCATGGAAAACACGATGAAGTTATCCCGATTCAAGCTAGCCGCGACTTTGCATGTTTACGTCCTTGGGTAGAATTAATTGAACTTGACAGCGATCACGCTTTAGGCAATGTCACATCAGAAATTTGGCAAGCAATTAGATTGTTTTGTCAATTGCCATAA
- the pstS gene encoding phosphate ABC transporter substrate-binding protein PstS, with protein sequence MLSRLNVIKSNRLTASISVLALSMSLAACGGQQTAENPGTTSGTATETTASSTGKLDLGGNVTLTGAGASFPAPLYLSWFDALNKKYPTLKVNYQSVGSGAGVEQFTKGTVDFGASDVAMKDEEISKIPADQGVLLLPMTAGSIVLAYNLPDVPDLKLPRAVYTDILLGKIKSWNDPKIAAANAGAKLPNQPITVIYRSDGSGTTGVFTKHLSAISPEWKTKVGDGKSVKWPVGVGAKGNEGVTAQVTQTQGSIGYVEYGYAKQNELKFAALENKAGKFVAANDQSAAKTLETVTLPADLRAFITDPEGADSYPIVTYTWILAHKKYADAGKAKAVEAMIEYGLNEGQKQAVELGYVPLPATVITKVVAAADAISPDYKIAVGATNNNSASK encoded by the coding sequence ATGCTATCACGGCTAAATGTAATCAAAAGTAATCGTCTAACAGCTTCAATCTCAGTGTTAGCACTCTCCATGAGCCTAGCAGCTTGCGGCGGACAGCAAACCGCAGAAAATCCCGGTACTACTTCTGGTACTGCTACTGAGACTACAGCTTCTAGCACTGGCAAATTGGATTTGGGTGGAAACGTAACCTTAACTGGTGCAGGTGCATCTTTCCCCGCACCGCTGTATCTAAGTTGGTTCGATGCGTTAAACAAAAAATACCCAACCCTGAAAGTAAACTATCAATCAGTTGGTAGCGGCGCTGGTGTTGAGCAATTTACCAAAGGTACGGTAGACTTTGGTGCTAGCGACGTAGCGATGAAGGATGAGGAAATCAGCAAGATACCAGCCGATCAAGGTGTACTTTTGCTGCCAATGACCGCTGGTAGCATTGTTTTAGCTTACAATCTGCCTGATGTTCCAGACTTGAAGCTACCACGAGCAGTTTATACAGATATCTTACTCGGCAAGATTAAGTCTTGGAATGACCCGAAAATTGCTGCTGCAAACGCTGGTGCAAAACTTCCCAATCAACCAATTACAGTTATTTATCGTTCTGATGGTAGCGGTACTACAGGTGTGTTCACAAAACACCTCAGTGCTATCAGCCCAGAGTGGAAAACTAAAGTTGGCGATGGCAAAAGTGTAAAATGGCCCGTGGGAGTTGGTGCTAAGGGTAATGAAGGCGTTACAGCGCAAGTCACACAAACTCAAGGCTCAATTGGTTACGTTGAGTACGGCTATGCTAAACAAAATGAACTCAAGTTTGCTGCATTGGAAAACAAGGCTGGTAAGTTCGTCGCAGCGAACGATCAGTCCGCAGCTAAAACTTTGGAAACAGTAACCTTACCAGCAGACTTGCGTGCCTTTATTACCGATCCAGAAGGTGCAGATTCTTATCCTATCGTTACATACACTTGGATTCTGGCTCACAAAAAATATGCTGATGCAGGAAAAGCCAAAGCTGTAGAAGCCATGATTGAGTATGGTTTAAATGAAGGTCAAAAGCAAGCTGTAGAACTAGGATATGTTCCTCTACCCGCAACGGTGATTACTAAGGTAGTAGCAGCAGCCGATGCCATCAGCCCAGATTATAAAATAGCTGTTGGAGCTACCAATAATAACAGCGCTAGCAAATAA
- the pstB gene encoding phosphate ABC transporter ATP-binding protein PstB, translating into MTTNIGTVKDTDTVLRTEGVNVYYGDFLAVKNIWLDIPKNKATAFIGPSGCGKSTLLRCYNRLNDLIDSFRAEGKIFYCGKNLYASDIDPVEVRRRIGMVFQRPNPFPKSIYDNITFGAKINGYKGDMDELVETSLRKAALWDEVKDKLKQSGLSLSGGQQQRLCIARAIAVQPDVILMDEPCSALDPLSTLRVEELINELKEQYSIVIVTHNMQQATRVSDMTAFFNVEPTEKGARMGYLVEFDKTELIFNDPKQKATQEYISGRFG; encoded by the coding sequence ATGACTACTAACATTGGTACGGTAAAAGATACGGACACAGTATTGCGGACGGAGGGTGTTAACGTTTATTACGGCGATTTCCTAGCTGTAAAAAATATTTGGCTAGATATCCCCAAAAATAAGGCGACAGCCTTTATTGGTCCCTCTGGTTGTGGTAAAAGTACATTGTTGCGATGCTATAACCGCTTAAACGACTTAATTGACAGCTTTCGAGCAGAAGGTAAGATTTTTTACTGCGGTAAGAATTTATACGCCTCAGACATCGATCCGGTAGAAGTGCGGCGTCGGATTGGAATGGTGTTTCAAAGACCAAACCCATTTCCCAAATCAATTTATGACAATATTACCTTTGGCGCAAAAATTAACGGCTACAAAGGTGATATGGATGAATTGGTAGAAACCAGCCTGAGAAAAGCAGCTTTGTGGGATGAAGTTAAAGATAAACTCAAGCAAAGTGGCTTATCTTTGTCGGGTGGACAACAGCAACGCTTGTGTATTGCGCGAGCGATCGCTGTACAGCCAGATGTTATCCTCATGGATGAACCTTGTTCGGCACTTGACCCGCTTTCCACCCTCAGAGTTGAAGAACTGATTAACGAACTCAAAGAGCAATATAGCATCGTCATCGTCACCCACAACATGCAACAAGCAACACGGGTGTCAGATATGACAGCATTTTTCAACGTTGAACCCACAGAAAAAGGTGCTCGTATGGGCTATTTAGTGGAGTTCGACAAAACAGAATTAATTTTCAACGACCCCAAACAGAAAGCAACCCAAGAGTACATTAGCGGTCGCTTTGGTTAA
- a CDS encoding response regulator, producing MKSQSNSKPKILVVDDEPDNLDLLYRTFYRDYKVLKASSGPAALELLQQEGEVSVIISDQRMPMMSGTEFLSLTATQYPDIIRIILTGYTDVEDLVEAINAGKVFKYVTKPWEAEELKAVVRQALDTHNVLKTRTRELTRTLRQESLLNTVTNTIRSALDYRQILQAIVDTVGHMLEVDVCLLRPFQDGQLVDENFIYQRAVEEEKETGGQGDRGTRRQGDKETGGQFFPPISLSPHPALLAQTVWEIREVQVIHDVAKDERIQGDTAELLSRAAAFATAKICSSLVVPLICRQELMAVLALHQCKQPRLWSTDEVQLVVMVADQAALALSQAYAYEQVRALAKRESLINTITSAIRSSLDPEDIFAAITQQLGQALQVDGCVLSLWTEEDEYVKCVGLYESSYSSEDSFKLDHPWETGSHNYIENQELPHSKSPIHSNPILQEMLRTQEPVVIMDMSQCPPEIKGFDLPLRGKARSLMVVPLLADGKSIGSITLRQDTKARKWLPTEIELAKAVAAQAAIAVQQSHLYQKTREQAERLLQLDKQKTEFFQNISHEFRTPITLIQGPLESVVATKEGLSYAQSAIALRNSRRLLRLVNQLLDLQRLDAKRMQPSFRPCDLVEFVNQIVESFRPYCEKKGLNLITELEASTTVYLDMEKFDKVLYNLLSNAMKFTSVGGSITVRLQSQGDRCRLQVQDTGIGIVTEQIPYLFERFRQAEGTENRSYEGSGLGLALVKELVEMHGGKVTVESVYGKGTTFSLWLVSGTAHLPINQVLEAPCELNVSRANVELADLELQESTIDEFENIKKDLLNSVNTQENELKIGESILVVDDNPDLRAYVSEILRANGYRVHTARNGSEGFLMAKEIIPRLIVSDLMMPLVSGMEMIRMIRNEEKLKGIPIILLTAKVDEETRIEGTEKGADAYLAKPFNDRELLAEVRNLLALKENERRVLELNTYLTESVLKRFLPSALVQKAATGDLVLDLRPEPRLITVLFSDIVGFTQLSNTLRSRRVAELLNEYLESMTKVVFENGGTIDKFMGDAILALYGAPEELTPNEQVRRSINTARGMHRSLSELNQRWREQGIFDSDGRNGLQFRCGIHQGTAVVGMFGSAERADYTAIGPSVNIASRLQVAAVPGTILVSAAVADYLDEDEIIKGSPLELKGIDETVLTFAVKPEITVSR from the coding sequence ATGAAATCCCAATCAAACAGTAAGCCGAAAATTTTGGTTGTCGATGACGAACCAGACAACCTTGACTTGCTTTACCGCACCTTCTATCGCGACTATAAGGTGCTTAAGGCATCTTCTGGTCCAGCGGCACTAGAACTGCTTCAGCAAGAAGGAGAAGTCTCCGTGATCATTTCCGATCAACGGATGCCAATGATGAGCGGTACAGAATTTTTGAGCCTAACCGCAACTCAATATCCAGATATCATCCGGATTATCTTAACTGGCTACACCGATGTCGAAGACTTGGTGGAAGCAATTAATGCTGGTAAAGTATTCAAATATGTCACCAAACCGTGGGAAGCAGAGGAGCTCAAAGCAGTGGTACGCCAAGCTTTGGATACCCATAACGTCCTCAAAACCCGCACCCGCGAACTTACCCGCACCCTGCGTCAAGAATCGCTACTGAACACCGTCACAAACACGATTCGCAGCGCCTTAGACTATCGGCAAATTCTGCAAGCAATTGTGGATACGGTGGGTCATATGCTGGAAGTGGATGTCTGCTTGTTGCGTCCTTTCCAAGATGGGCAGTTGGTGGATGAAAATTTTATTTACCAAAGAGCGGTTGAAGAGGAAAAGGAGACAGGGGGACAAGGAGACAGGGGGACAAGGAGACAGGGGGACAAGGAGACAGGGGGACAATTCTTTCCCCCCATCTCCCTCTCCCCCCATCCCGCTCTACTAGCGCAGACAGTATGGGAAATCCGGGAAGTGCAGGTGATTCATGATGTTGCAAAAGATGAGCGTATTCAGGGCGATACTGCCGAGCTATTAAGTCGCGCTGCTGCTTTTGCTACAGCTAAAATTTGCTCTAGCTTGGTAGTTCCACTGATTTGCCGACAAGAACTTATGGCGGTGCTGGCGCTGCACCAGTGCAAGCAGCCCCGTTTGTGGTCAACAGACGAGGTGCAGTTAGTGGTGATGGTGGCGGATCAGGCAGCTTTAGCTTTGTCTCAAGCTTATGCTTACGAGCAAGTGCGGGCTTTGGCGAAACGGGAATCGCTAATTAATACGATTACTAGCGCGATTCGCTCTAGCTTAGATCCTGAAGATATTTTTGCCGCGATCACCCAACAATTAGGACAAGCTTTGCAAGTCGATGGCTGTGTTTTGTCTTTGTGGACAGAGGAAGATGAGTATGTCAAGTGTGTGGGCTTGTATGAAAGTTCTTACAGTTCTGAGGATTCTTTCAAACTAGATCATCCTTGGGAGACAGGTAGTCATAATTACATAGAAAATCAGGAATTACCTCACTCTAAATCACCGATTCACTCTAATCCAATTCTGCAAGAAATGTTGCGGACACAAGAGCCTGTGGTAATTATGGATATGAGCCAGTGTCCGCCAGAAATTAAGGGGTTTGATTTGCCCTTAAGAGGAAAAGCGCGATCGCTCATGGTCGTTCCTTTATTGGCTGATGGCAAAAGCATCGGTAGTATTACTCTGCGTCAAGATACCAAAGCACGCAAGTGGCTGCCTACAGAAATTGAGTTAGCAAAAGCAGTCGCAGCTCAAGCGGCGATCGCTGTACAGCAGTCACATTTATACCAAAAAACTCGCGAACAAGCTGAACGCTTGCTGCAATTAGACAAACAAAAAACCGAATTTTTCCAAAATATTTCTCACGAGTTCCGCACACCTATAACCTTAATTCAAGGACCACTAGAATCGGTGGTGGCGACAAAAGAAGGGTTATCATACGCCCAAAGTGCGATCGCCTTACGCAACTCAAGACGCTTGCTAAGACTGGTAAATCAACTACTCGATTTGCAACGTCTTGATGCTAAAAGGATGCAGCCTAGTTTCCGTCCCTGCGATTTAGTTGAATTTGTCAACCAAATTGTCGAATCGTTTCGCCCCTATTGCGAGAAAAAGGGACTGAATCTGATTACCGAACTAGAAGCATCTACTACAGTGTACTTGGATATGGAAAAATTCGACAAAGTACTTTATAACCTGCTGTCGAATGCCATGAAATTTACCTCAGTAGGTGGTAGTATTACTGTGAGATTGCAATCTCAAGGCGATCGCTGTAGATTGCAAGTACAAGATACGGGAATTGGCATTGTTACTGAACAAATTCCCTACTTATTTGAACGCTTTCGCCAAGCTGAAGGAACTGAAAATCGCTCTTATGAAGGTAGCGGCTTAGGTTTGGCTTTAGTTAAAGAACTCGTGGAAATGCACGGCGGTAAAGTCACTGTAGAATCAGTTTACGGCAAAGGTACTACCTTTAGCTTATGGCTGGTCAGCGGAACCGCTCATCTACCTATAAATCAAGTGCTAGAAGCGCCTTGTGAATTGAACGTCAGCCGCGCTAACGTTGAATTAGCTGATTTAGAATTACAAGAATCAACAATAGACGAATTTGAAAATATTAAAAAAGACTTATTAAATAGTGTTAACACTCAAGAAAATGAACTGAAAATTGGCGAATCAATTTTGGTCGTAGACGACAACCCTGATTTGCGAGCTTACGTATCAGAAATTCTCCGCGCTAATGGCTATCGAGTGCATACAGCGCGTAACGGTTCCGAAGGATTTCTGATGGCTAAGGAAATAATACCACGCCTGATTGTCAGCGACTTGATGATGCCTTTGGTGTCAGGTATGGAGATGATTCGGATGATCCGCAACGAGGAAAAGTTGAAAGGAATTCCAATTATCCTATTAACGGCGAAAGTTGATGAAGAAACCCGCATCGAAGGTACAGAAAAAGGTGCAGATGCTTATTTAGCTAAACCATTTAACGATCGCGAACTTCTGGCTGAGGTGCGAAATCTTTTAGCCTTGAAAGAAAATGAACGCCGAGTTTTGGAGTTAAATACTTACCTGACAGAATCGGTGCTTAAGCGCTTTTTACCGAGTGCGTTGGTGCAAAAAGCCGCAACCGGAGATTTAGTCCTGGATTTGCGACCGGAACCGCGTTTGATTACAGTTTTGTTTAGTGACATTGTGGGTTTTACCCAACTATCAAACACCCTCAGGTCGCGACGTGTAGCGGAATTGCTTAATGAATATTTAGAATCAATGACCAAAGTCGTCTTTGAGAATGGCGGCACTATCGATAAATTTATGGGAGATGCTATCTTAGCTTTATATGGAGCGCCAGAAGAACTAACGCCTAATGAACAGGTGCGTCGGTCGATCAACACAGCCAGAGGAATGCATCGTTCATTGAGTGAGTTAAACCAGCGTTGGCGAGAACAAGGTATATTTGACTCCGACGGACGTAATGGCTTACAGTTTCGCTGTGGTATTCACCAAGGTACAGCAGTTGTCGGGATGTTTGGTAGCGCCGAACGTGCCGATTATACAGCGATCGGTCCTTCTGTGAATATTGCCTCCAGATTGCAAGTTGCTGCTGTTCCTGGTACTATCCTCGTTTCTGCTGCGGTTGCAGATTATTTGGATGAAGATGAAATAATTAAAGGTAGTCCGCTAGAACTTAAAGGAATAGATGAAACAGTTCTGACGTTTGCTGTCAAACCAGAAATAACTGTTAGTCGATAA